One Mya arenaria isolate MELC-2E11 chromosome 7, ASM2691426v1 genomic window carries:
- the LOC128241770 gene encoding NXPE family member 1-like translates to MARKSKFTCSVFNLKLGHFIVLVIMTLACVYINWNNFIDLEPVTSSERNLDIPNRELSFQTDGHVFKDYTFLSRKRHSEFTTNLHFSFSEDANTVCGSSSELSSGLYSNLSLLSHNIHTNELHVLIRLYDVTGRPKSRGGDVVTVRALKLPSSGSMNTKTEEPVAVVAGTVTDNGDGTYVAIVKVFWSGPTEIRAIIASQYANSCRRFLAMELYGDSVYSLKSPYGVWVIFQETNFTESTPCSAVPNVVGYDKICNLTKHNFNMTIYCGQPKSRLLSCRSPIVLWTPRKFDVLKRNDSGIIFCPLVAELKNTIVLNISASCSNTNRYFAGEKSVYNFELNQTECKIRSALFSWNETYPTGLGVNHGWRMLHCRHTQVRDTATIRRCFAGKRFYTMGDSTVRQYFENIISKLKSTNHIRKYVNGLLFTDTRQNMHFEWSIHSMPYHCGGSVAKCVSSSIAGKLLDILYKRSLSIDGSEIIILITMNTHLQKYPLEVLRRRLRSLVKPITMLKAKYPLSKVLFKGPHQCSQDDKWFDVRIALMYREIIYEELNSILDKVIYLDTFSISVAYGSIMLHPEGQTLDAQIDQFLAYVC, encoded by the exons ATGGCGAGGAAAAGTAAATTCACGTGCAGTGTATTTAATCTGAAACTAGGACACTTTATTGTGCTAGTGATAATGACACTTGCTTGTGTTTATATAAACTGGAATAATTTCATAGATCTTGAGCCTGTAACAAGTTCGGAGCGAAACTTAGATATTCCAAACAGAGAACTGTCGTTCCAGACAGACGGACATGTCTTTAAGGACTACACGTTTTTATCTCGAAAACGACATTCAGAATTCACCACGAACTTACATTTTTCCTTCA GCGAAGATGCAAACACAGTCTGTGGTTCCTCCAGTGAATTGTCGTCAGGCCTTTATTCGAACTTGTCTCTGCTGAGTcacaacatacacacaaacGAACTGCATGTGTTGATCCGTTTGTATGACGTCACAGGACGACCGAAAAGTCGCGGGGGAGATGTGGTTACAGTGCGGGCACTTAAGCTTCCATCTAGTGGTTCGATGAATACCAAAACAGAAGAGCCTGTTGCGGTCGTTGCTGGTACAGTGACCGACAACGGAGATGGCACGTACGTCGCCATTGTAAAGGTGTTTTGGTCGGGACCTACGGAGATTCGTGCCATAATTGCTTCTCAATACGCAAACTCCTGCAGGCGGTTCTTGGCCATGGAGCTTTATGGGGATTCCGTGTATTCTTTGAAGAGCCCTTACGGTGTGTGGGTCATATTTCAAGAAACAAATTTTACAGAAAGTACACCTTGTTCTGCTGTGCCTAATGTTGTAGGCTACGATAAGATATGCAACCtaacaaaacacaattttaacatGACAATTTATTGTGGGCAACCTAAAAGTCGACTACTCTCTTGCAGATCTCCTATAGTTTTATGGACACCTCGGAAATTCGACGTACTTAAAAGAAACGATTCcggtattatattttgtccactTGTGGCTGAACTTAAAAACACAATCGTATTGAACATTTCCGCATCGTGTTCAAATACAAATAGATACTTTGCGGGAGAGAAAAGTGTATACAACTTCGAACTAAATCAAACTGAGTGCAAAATCCGATCAGCACTGTTTTCATGGAATGAAACATACCCAACAGGACTGGGGGTTAACCATGGCTGGCGAATGCTACACTGCCGCCACACGCAGGTCAGGGATACAGCCACCATTCGGCGCTGCTTCGCAGGGAAACGATTCTACACCATGGGGGATTCCACTGTGAGGCAGTATTTCGAAAATATCATAtcaaaacttaaatcaacaaatCATATTCGAAAGTATGTTAATGGTTTATTATTCACTGATACAAGACAGaatatgcattttgaatggTCAATCCATTCTATGCCGTACCACTGCGGGGGGAGCGTCGCCAAATGTGTTTCTTCTTCCATTGCTGGCAAACTTTTGGACATACTATACAAACGTTCACTGTCCATCGATGGGTCTGagataatcattttaataacaatgaaCACACATCTCCAAAAGTACCCCCTGGAAGTTTTGCGAAGAAGACTAAGAAGTTTAGTTAAACCAATTACCATGTTGAAAGCAAAGTATCCTCTTTCGAAAGTACTTTTTAAAGGGCCGCACCAGTGTTCACAAGATGATAAGTGGTTTGATGTCAGAATAGCCCTTATGTACCGTGAAATAATTTATGAGGAATTAAACTCTATTCTAGACAAGGTAATTTACCTTGACACATTTTCTATAAGTGTCGCGTATGGCAGCATAATGCTTCACCCAGAAGGCCAAACCCTGGATGCTCAAATTGATCAATTTCTGGCTTATGTATGCTGA
- the LOC128240511 gene encoding NXPE family member 4-like, with product MARKSEDANTVCGSSSELSSGLYSNLSLLSHNIHTNELHVLIRLYDVTGRPKSRGGDVVTVRALRLPSSGSMNTKTEEPVAVVAGTVTDNGDGTYVATVKVFWSGPTEIRAIIASQYANSCRRFLAMELYGDSVYSLKSPYGVWVIFQETNFTESTPCSAVPNVVGYDKICNLTKHNFNMTIYCGQPKSRQLSCRSPIVLWTPRKFDVLKRNDSGIIFRPLVAELKNTIVLNISASCSNTNRYFAGEKSVYNFELNQTECKIRSALFSWNETYPTGLGVNHGWRMLHCRHTQVRDTATIRRCFAGKRFYVMGDSTVRQYFENIISKLNSSNHIRKNVNGLLFTDPRQNMHFEWSIHSMPYHCGGSVAKCVSSSIAGKLWDILYKRSLSIDGSEIIILITMNTHLQKYPLEVLRRRLRSLVKPITMLKAKYPLSKVLFKGPHQCSQDDKWFDVRIALMYREIIYEELNSILDKVIYLDTFSISVAYGSIMLHPEGQTLDAQIDQFLAYVC from the exons ATGGCGAGGAAAA GCGAAGATGCAAACACAGTGTGTGGTTCCTCCAGTGAATTGTCGTCAGGCCTTTATTCGAACTTGTCTCTGCTGAGTcacaacatacacacaaacGAACTGCATGTGTTGATCCGTTTGTATGACGTCACAGGACGACCGAAAAGTCGCGGGGGAGATGTGGTTACAGTGCGGGCACTTAGGCTTCCATCTAGTGGTTCGATGAATACCAAAACAGAAGAGCCTGTTGCGGTCGTTGCTGGTACAGTGACCGACAACGGAGATGGCACGTATGTCGCCACTGTAAAGGTGTTTTGGTCGGGACCTACGGAGATTCGTGCCATAATTGCTTCTCAATACGCAAACTCCTGCAGGCGGTTCTTGGCCATGGAGCTTTATGGGGATTCCGTGTATTCTTTGAAGAGCCCTTACGGTGTGTGGGTCATATTTCAAGAAACAAATTTTACAGAAAGTACACCTTGTTCTGCTGTGCCGAATGTTGTAGGCTACGATAAGATATGCAACCtaacaaaacacaattttaacatGACAATTTATTGTGGGCAACCTAAAAGTCGACAACTCTCTTGCAGATCTCCTATAGTTTTATGGACACCTCGGAAATTCGACGTACTTAAAAGAAACGATTCCGGTATTATATTTCGTCCACTTGTGGCTGAACTTAAAAACACAATCGTATTGAACATTTCCGCATCGTGTTCAAATACAAATAGATACTTTGCGGGAGAGAAAAGTGTATACAACTTCGAACTAAATCAAACTGAGTGCAAAATCCGATCAGCACTGTTTTCATGGAATGAAACATACCCAACAGGACTGGGGGTTAACCATGGCTGGCGAATGCTACACTGCCGCCACACGCAGGTCAGGGATACAGCCACCATCCGGCGCTGCTTCGCAGGGAAACGATTTTACGTCATGGGGGATTCCACTGTGAGGCAGTATTTCGAAAATATCATATCAAAACTTAACTCCTCAAATCATATTCGAAAGAACGTTAATGGTTTATTATTCACTGATCCAAGACAGaatatgcattttgaatggTCAATCCATTCTATGCCGTACCACTGCGGGGGGAGCGTCGCCAAATGTGTTTCTTCTTCCATTGCTGGCAAACTTTGGGACATACTATACAAACGTTCATTGTCCATCGATGGGTctgaaataatcattttaataacaatgaaCACACATCTCCAAAAGTACCCCCTGGAAGTTTTGCGAAGAAGACTAAGAAGTTTAGTTAAACCAATTACCATGTTGAAAGCAAAGTATCCTCTTTCGAAAGTACTTTTTAAAGGGCCGCACCAGTGTTCACAAGATGATAAGTGGTTTGATGTCAGAATAGCCCTTATGTACCGTGAAATAATTTATGAGGAATTAAACTCTATTCTAGACAAGGTAATTTACCTTGACACATTTTCTATAAGTGTCGCGTATGGCAGCATAATGCTTCACCCAGAAGGCCAAACCCTGGATGCTCAAATTGATCAATTTCTGGCTTATGTATGCTGA